From Aptenodytes patagonicus chromosome 1, bAptPat1.pri.cur, whole genome shotgun sequence, one genomic window encodes:
- the SH3BP1 gene encoding SH3 domain-binding protein 1, producing the protein MMKRQFNRMRQQLSHPNITSRAQEATELLPEDLLQIEQRIEPAKRAAHSVSKRLQACLQGQCGSEMDKRVKKLPLMALSTTMAESFKELDTESSLGKALEMGCCIQSSLAKILAEFEITLEHDVLQPLNKLSEEELPIILKRKKTLQKLISDWNTIKSRLNQAAKSSSNSSGAGAGPGASSAANKLEILKEEEEEVKRKVEQCKDEYMADLYHFSTKEDSYASYFIRLLEIQAQYHRQSLGSLDSALAELKESHSQTEPSFAADTPVAGYYGVPLEMHLKSLGREIALPIEACVMMLLASGMREEGLFRLAAGASVLRKLKSSLASGSNALEEFYSDPHAVAGALKSYLRELPQPLMTFELYNEWVKVASLKDVDSRVQSLQDTCSRLPRESYNNLRYLIKFLAKLAEHQELNKMTPSNIAIVLGPNLLWTQQSTGDPVQLDLASVSSIQVVGVVEALIQNADTLFPGEVDFNVSGMFMPPANSGLGEAAPVEEPSPEPPPAGIPALLDGEATSRDPEARSQPASPVVTRPSPEAAGPPAPQMTDDTARKGKRLAPARPTMPPPPVAQPWSTAPAPAAPEHAASPKARPRRMAGAPSRAPSVPPPLPPQPARRHSRDAPPSPRPPAGKADVVAAVDCAPGATDEGQPLPAEGGSPLATSPPAGQPMEN; encoded by the exons ATGATGAAGAGGCAGTTTAATCGGATGCGGCAGCAGCTGTCCCATCCCAACATCACCAGCCG AGCCCAAGAAGCAACCGAGCTTCTGCCGGAAGATTTGCTGCAG ATCGAGCAGAGGATCGAGCCGGCCAAGCGAGCAGCTCACAGCGTGTCCAAGAGGCTCCAAGCCTGCCTGCAGGGGCAATGCGGCTCCGAGATGGACAAGCGAGTG AAGAAGCTGCCCTTGATGGCTCTGTCCACGACGATGGCTGAGAGCTTCAAGGAACTGGACACAGAGTCCAGCCTTGG GAAAGCCCTGGAGATGGGCTGCTGCATACAGAGCTCACTGGCCAAAATCCTGGCCGAGTTCGAGATCACCCTGGAGCACGACGTCCTGCAGCCGCTCAACAAGCTCAGCGAG GAGGAGCTTCCCATCATCCTGAAGCGCAAGAAGACCCTCCAGAAGTTGATCTCTGACTGGAACACTATCAAGAGCCG GCTGAACCAAGCTGCCAAGAGCTCCAGTAACAGCtctggtgctggtgctggcccCGGGGCGTCTTCTGCTGCCAACAAACTGGAGATcttgaaggaagaggaggaggaggtgaagaggAAGGTGGAGCAGTGCAAG GACGAGTACATGGCTGACCTCTACCACTTCTCCACCAAAGAGGACAGCTACGCCAGCTACTTCATCAGA CTGCTGGAAATCCAAGCCCAGTACCACCGGCAGTCTCTGGGATCGCTGGACTCGGCTCTGGCGGAGCTGAAGGAAAGCCACAGCCAGACAG AGCCCTCCTTTGCTGCAGACACCCCGGTGGCAGGGTACTACGGCGTGCCCCTAGAGATGCACCTCAAGAGCTTGGGCCGGGAGATTGCGCTGCCCATCGAAGCCTGTGTCATGATGCTGCTGGCTTCCGGCATGAGGGAGGAG GGACTCTTCCGGCTGGCAGCGGGTGCCTCGGTGCTGAGGAAGCTGAAGAGCAGTTTGGCCAGCGGCTCCAATGCCCTGGAGGAGTTTTACTCAGACCCCCACGCCGTGGCCG gtGCGCTGAAATCCTACCTGCGAGAGCTGCCTCAGCCTTTGATGACCTTCGAGCTCTACAACGAATGGGTCAAAGTGGCCAG CTTAAAGGACGTTGACAGCCGTGTGCAGAGCCTGCAAGACACCTGCAGCCGCCTGCCCCGGGAGAGCTACAACAATCTGAG GTATCTGATCAAGTTTTTAGCCAAGCTGGCCGAACACCAGGAGTTGAATAAAATGACCCCCAGCAACATTGCCATCGTGCTGGGCCCCAACCTGCTGTGGACGCAGCAGAGCACAGG AGACCCTGTGCAACTGGACTTGGCCTCGGTCTCCTCCATCCAGGTGGTGGGTGTGGTGGAAGCCCTCATCCAGAATGCGGACACCCTCTTCCCTGGAG AGGTAGATTTCAATGTCTCGGGCATGTTCATGCCGCCTGCAAACAGCGGACTTGGCGAGGCTGCCCCAGTGGAAGAGCCATCCCCTGAGCCCCCTCCAGCTGGCAtccctgctctcctggatggagagGC CACCTCGAGGGACCCCGAGGCCAGGTCCCAGCCAGCATCCCCAGTGGTGACCAGACCGTCTCCTGAAGCCGCAGGGCCACCGGCTCCACAGATGACCGACGACACCGCCCGCAAAG GCAAGCGCCTGGCTCCAGCCCGACCCACGATGCCGCCGCCGCCCGTGGCCCAGCCCTGGAGCACGGCtcccgccccggcagcccctgAGCACGCAGCCAGCCCCAAAGCCCGGCCTCGACGGATGGCCGGGGCGCCCAGCCGAGCCCCCTCTGTCCCGCCACCACTCCCCCCCCAGCCGGCACGCCGCCACAGCCGAGATGCCCCACCGTCCCCCAGGCCTCCCGCCGGCAAGGCCGACGTGGTGGCTGCCGTGGACTGTGCCCCGGGAGCCACAGATGAGGGGCAGCCACtgcctgcagaaggagggagccCCTTGGCCACATCGCCGCCAGCAGGACAGCCCATGGAGAACTGA
- the GGA1 gene encoding ADP-ribosylation factor-binding protein GGA1 isoform X1, with the protein MKSCGKRFHDEVGKFRFLNELIKVVSPKYLGSRTPEKVKSKILELMYSWTLGLPHEVKISEAYQMLKKQGIVKCDPKLPDDAPFLPPPPRPKNIIFDDEEKSKILARLLKSSHPEDLRAANKLIKEMVQEDQKRMEKISKRVNAIEEVNNNVKLLTEMVTNYSRGETTESNEDLMKELYQRCERMRPMLFRLASDTEDNDEALAEILQANDNLTQVINLYKQLVRGEEINGEIVAGPLRGSTSALLDLSGLDLPATGPSYPALPTLSGGSAVPVPDQAGSVSLLDDELMSLGLNDPAPHPAQAGDSSGWNSFQSSDSNELNITPITATPPVKADAGASSPKPSPFTSGLDDLDLLGKTLLQQSLPPESQQVRWEKQQPPPRLTLRDLQNRSGSGTTAHNPSALPVLQSVSPNPTLPLTSELPAPATLPKAAATPAGSTAVPPQPPATALPQEISLANITVPLESIKPSSILPVTVYDQHGFRILFHFAKDALPERPDVLVVVISMLSTAPQPIRNIVFQSAVPKVMKVKLQPPSGTELPAFNPIVHPSAITQVLLLANPQKEKVRLRYKLTFTMGEQTYNEMGDVDQFPPPESWGNL; encoded by the exons ATGAAAAGCTGTGGCAAACGCTTCCACGACGAGGTGGGCAAGTTCCGCTTCCTCAATGAGCTCATCAAAGTGGTGTCACCCAAG TATCTTGGCAGCAGGACACCAGAAAAAGTGAAGTCAAAGATCCTGGAGTTGATGTACAGCTGGACATTAGGGCTGCCTCACGAGGTGAAGATCTCAGAAGCCTACCAGATGCTGAAGAAACAAG GGATCGTGAAATGTGACCCAAAACTGCCTGACGAtgctccttttctgcctcctccccctcgACCCAAGAACATCATCTTTGATGATGAAGAGAAATCCAAG ATACTGGCTCGTCTCCTGAAAAGTTCCCATCCTGAGGACCTCCGGGCTGCCAACAAGCTCATCAAGGAGATGGTTCAGGAG GACCAGAAGCGCATGGAGAAGATCTCCAAGAGGGTGAATGCCATCGAGGAGGTGAACAACAATGTGAAGCTGCTGACAGAGATGGTGACAAACTACAGCAGGGGGGAGACAACGGAGAGCAATGAGGACCTAATGAAG gaGCTGTATCAGCGCTGCGAGCGCATGAGGCCCATGCTTTTCCGGCTCGCCAGTGACACAGAAGACAATGATGAAGCTCTGG CGGAGATTCTGCAAGCCAATGACAATCTGACACAGGTGATCAATCTCTACAAACAGCTCGTGCGGGGAGAAGAGATCAATGGGGAGATAGTGGCCGGTCCTCTTCGAG GCAGCACCTCAGCGCTTCTGGATCTGTCGGGCCTGGATCTTCCGGCAACAGGCCCTTCCTACCCAGCCTTGCCCACCCTTTCAGGAGGCTCAGCAGTCCCCGTGCCTGACCAAGCTGGCTCTGTCTCCTTGCTGGATGATGAACTCATGTCTTTAG GCCTGAATGACCCAGCACCGCATCCTGCCCAAGCTGGTGACAGCAGCGGCTGGAACAGCTTCCAG TCATCAGATAGCAACGAGCTCAATATCACCCCTATCACGGCAACGCCACCAGTCAAAGCAGATGCAGGAGCGTCCTCCCCCAAACCTTCTCCTTTCACCAGTGGCCTGGATGACCTGGACCTCCTGGGCAAGACTCTGCTGCAACAGTCTTTGCCTCCAGAGTCTCAACAAGTGCGATG ggagaagcagcagccacccCCCCGGCTCACCCTGAGGGATCTTCAGAACAGGAGCGGCTCTGGCACCACGGCCCACAATCCCAGCGCTCTGCCCGTGCTCCAGAGCGTTTCCCCTAATCCCACGCTGCCCCTGACCTcagagctgcctgcccctgctACACTTCCAAAAGCTGCCGCCACACCAGCAGGAAGTACTGCGGTCCCAccacagcctcctgccaccgcGCTGCCCCAGGAGATCTCACTGGCCAACATCACTGTGCCTCTGGAGTCAATCAAACCCA GCAGCATCCTCCCTGTGACAGTGTATGATCAGCACGGCTTCCGCATCCTCTTCCACTTTGCTAAGGATGCCCTGCCCGAGAGGCCAGATGTGCTTGTCGTGGTGATTTCTATGCTTAGCACGGCCCCGCAACCCATCCGCAACATTGTCTTTCAGTCTGCTGTCCCCAAG GTGATGAAGGTGAAGCTGCAGCCTCCCTCAGGCACAGAGCTGCCAGCGTTCAACCCCATCGTCCACCCCAGTGCCATCACACAAGTCCTGCTGCTTGCTAACCCACAGAAG GAGAAAGTGAGGCTACGGTACAAGCTGACTTTCACCATGGGAGAGCAAACCTACAATGAAATGGGGGATGTGGACCAGTTCCCCCCGCCGGAGTCCTGGGGAAACCTCTAG
- the GGA1 gene encoding ADP-ribosylation factor-binding protein GGA1 isoform X2: MEPETLEARINKATNPLNKDLDWDGINAFCEQLNKELEGPPLATRLLAHKIQSPQEWEAIQALTVLESCMKSCGKRFHDEVGKFRFLNELIKVVSPKYLGSRTPEKVKSKILELMYSWTLGLPHEVKISEAYQMLKKQGIVKCDPKLPDDAPFLPPPPRPKNIIFDDEEKSKILARLLKSSHPEDLRAANKLIKEMVQEDQKRMEKISKRVNAIEEVNNNVKLLTEMVTNYSRGETTESNEDLMKELYQRCERMRPMLFRLASDTEDNDEALAEILQANDNLTQVINLYKQLVRGEEINGEIVAGPLRGSTSALLDLSGLDLPATGPSYPALPTLSGGSAVPVPDQAGSVSLLDDELMSLGLNDPAPHPAQAGDSSGWNSFQSSDSNELNITPITATPPVKADAGASSPKPSPFTSGLDDLDLLGKTLLQQSLPPESQQVRWEKQQPPPRLTLRDLQNRSGSGTTAHNPSALPVLQSVSPNPTLPLTSELPAPATLPKAAATPAGSTAVPPQPPATALPQEISLANITVPLESIKPSSILPVTVYDQHGFRILFHFAKDALPERPDVLVVVISMLSTAPQPIRNIVFQSAVPKVMKVKLQPPSGTELPAFNPIVHPSAITQVLLLANPQKEKVRLRYKLTFTMGEQTYNEMGDVDQFPPPESWGNL; encoded by the exons ATGGAGCCCGAGACGCTGGAGGCGCGCATCA ACAAAGCGACAAACCCTCTGAACAAGGACCTGGACTGGGATGGTATCAATGCTTTCTGTGAGCAGCTCAATAAGGAGCTAGAGGG TCCTCCGCTTGCTACCCGACTTCTTGCCCACAAGATCCAGTCTCCACAGGAATGGGAAGCTATCCAGGCCCTCACG GTGCTGGAGTCCTGCATGAAAAGCTGTGGCAAACGCTTCCACGACGAGGTGGGCAAGTTCCGCTTCCTCAATGAGCTCATCAAAGTGGTGTCACCCAAG TATCTTGGCAGCAGGACACCAGAAAAAGTGAAGTCAAAGATCCTGGAGTTGATGTACAGCTGGACATTAGGGCTGCCTCACGAGGTGAAGATCTCAGAAGCCTACCAGATGCTGAAGAAACAAG GGATCGTGAAATGTGACCCAAAACTGCCTGACGAtgctccttttctgcctcctccccctcgACCCAAGAACATCATCTTTGATGATGAAGAGAAATCCAAG ATACTGGCTCGTCTCCTGAAAAGTTCCCATCCTGAGGACCTCCGGGCTGCCAACAAGCTCATCAAGGAGATGGTTCAGGAG GACCAGAAGCGCATGGAGAAGATCTCCAAGAGGGTGAATGCCATCGAGGAGGTGAACAACAATGTGAAGCTGCTGACAGAGATGGTGACAAACTACAGCAGGGGGGAGACAACGGAGAGCAATGAGGACCTAATGAAG gaGCTGTATCAGCGCTGCGAGCGCATGAGGCCCATGCTTTTCCGGCTCGCCAGTGACACAGAAGACAATGATGAAGCTCTGG CGGAGATTCTGCAAGCCAATGACAATCTGACACAGGTGATCAATCTCTACAAACAGCTCGTGCGGGGAGAAGAGATCAATGGGGAGATAGTGGCCGGTCCTCTTCGAG GCAGCACCTCAGCGCTTCTGGATCTGTCGGGCCTGGATCTTCCGGCAACAGGCCCTTCCTACCCAGCCTTGCCCACCCTTTCAGGAGGCTCAGCAGTCCCCGTGCCTGACCAAGCTGGCTCTGTCTCCTTGCTGGATGATGAACTCATGTCTTTAG GCCTGAATGACCCAGCACCGCATCCTGCCCAAGCTGGTGACAGCAGCGGCTGGAACAGCTTCCAG TCATCAGATAGCAACGAGCTCAATATCACCCCTATCACGGCAACGCCACCAGTCAAAGCAGATGCAGGAGCGTCCTCCCCCAAACCTTCTCCTTTCACCAGTGGCCTGGATGACCTGGACCTCCTGGGCAAGACTCTGCTGCAACAGTCTTTGCCTCCAGAGTCTCAACAAGTGCGATG ggagaagcagcagccacccCCCCGGCTCACCCTGAGGGATCTTCAGAACAGGAGCGGCTCTGGCACCACGGCCCACAATCCCAGCGCTCTGCCCGTGCTCCAGAGCGTTTCCCCTAATCCCACGCTGCCCCTGACCTcagagctgcctgcccctgctACACTTCCAAAAGCTGCCGCCACACCAGCAGGAAGTACTGCGGTCCCAccacagcctcctgccaccgcGCTGCCCCAGGAGATCTCACTGGCCAACATCACTGTGCCTCTGGAGTCAATCAAACCCA GCAGCATCCTCCCTGTGACAGTGTATGATCAGCACGGCTTCCGCATCCTCTTCCACTTTGCTAAGGATGCCCTGCCCGAGAGGCCAGATGTGCTTGTCGTGGTGATTTCTATGCTTAGCACGGCCCCGCAACCCATCCGCAACATTGTCTTTCAGTCTGCTGTCCCCAAG GTGATGAAGGTGAAGCTGCAGCCTCCCTCAGGCACAGAGCTGCCAGCGTTCAACCCCATCGTCCACCCCAGTGCCATCACACAAGTCCTGCTGCTTGCTAACCCACAGAAG GAGAAAGTGAGGCTACGGTACAAGCTGACTTTCACCATGGGAGAGCAAACCTACAATGAAATGGGGGATGTGGACCAGTTCCCCCCGCCGGAGTCCTGGGGAAACCTCTAG